The following are encoded in a window of Streptomyces sp. Go-475 genomic DNA:
- a CDS encoding endonuclease/exonuclease/phosphatase family protein, whose protein sequence is MDTAAAEWTATADGPEHRPPGRRLGAWCAGLLLAGVSLIVGFRTAGSDGVTPVPQVLAFLPWLLAPTALALLLTLLSRWWLGTLWGVVVLGLLAWFIEPYGKTGDPAGRPVAELRVLTSNVEFGQGTGSLVAAVRREKPDFVFVQECEYTCDARLKADLSRDYPHRSAVEGGGSEGSVILSRHPLRPTEGVRATMGMPGAIADVDGHPVRLQLAHPMPPLPGQVDLWNRELDAVRDAAATDRGTPLVLAGDFNASQDHAAFRRILDTGLYDAARLDGADRTATWPAPTAPTFGTQIDHVLVSEEFAADRTRVLDLADTDHRAVVTDLTLHDGG, encoded by the coding sequence TTGGACACCGCCGCTGCCGAGTGGACCGCCACCGCCGACGGGCCGGAGCACCGGCCCCCCGGACGGCGGCTCGGCGCCTGGTGCGCGGGTCTGCTGCTCGCCGGGGTGAGCCTGATCGTCGGCTTCCGGACCGCCGGCAGCGACGGCGTCACCCCCGTCCCGCAGGTCCTCGCCTTCCTCCCCTGGCTGCTCGCGCCCACGGCCCTGGCGCTGCTGCTCACCCTGCTGTCCCGCTGGTGGCTCGGGACGCTCTGGGGAGTCGTCGTGCTCGGCCTGCTGGCCTGGTTCATCGAGCCGTACGGCAAGACCGGGGATCCCGCGGGCCGCCCCGTCGCCGAGCTGCGCGTGCTGACCTCGAACGTCGAGTTCGGCCAGGGCACCGGCTCCCTGGTCGCCGCCGTCCGCCGCGAGAAACCGGATTTCGTCTTCGTACAGGAGTGCGAGTACACGTGCGACGCCCGGCTGAAGGCGGACCTGTCCCGGGACTACCCGCACCGCAGCGCCGTCGAGGGCGGCGGCTCCGAAGGCTCCGTCATCCTCAGCCGCCACCCGCTCCGCCCCACGGAGGGCGTGCGCGCCACGATGGGCATGCCCGGCGCGATCGCCGACGTGGACGGGCACCCCGTACGGCTCCAGCTCGCCCACCCCATGCCCCCGCTGCCCGGCCAGGTGGACCTCTGGAACAGGGAGCTCGACGCCGTGCGCGACGCGGCCGCCACCGACCGCGGCACCCCCCTGGTCCTGGCCGGCGACTTCAACGCCTCCCAGGACCACGCCGCCTTCCGCCGCATCCTCGACACCGGCCTGTACGACGCCGCCCGCCTGGACGGCGCCGACCGCACGGCCACCTGGCCGGCCCCGACCGCCCCGACCTTCGGCACACAGATCGACCACGTGCTGGTGTCCGAGGAGTTCGCGGCCGACCGCACCCGCGTCCTGGACCTGGCCGACACGGACCACCGGGCCGTGGTCACGGACCTCACGCTGCACGACGGCGGATAG
- a CDS encoding alpha/beta hydrolase: protein MAPFLAYEDKGPVSPRQPVVPLVPLVLVHGHPFDRTMWTPQLRTFSADRRVIAPDLRGYGASPATPAVTDFSGFARDIETLLDELEVESCVLAGLSMGGQIVMDCYRLFPERVRGLVLADTFPSAETPQGVRTRDAMADRLLAEGMRGYADEVLERMVAPYAPAEVKAHVHRMMTATSPEGAAAALRARARRPDYGALLTRVTVPALVVVGADDTFTPVSDARAMHAALPDAALHVIEGTAHMPNLERPAEFDRALADFLARVDERQPSPAPPRL from the coding sequence ATGGCACCCTTCCTCGCATACGAGGACAAAGGCCCCGTCTCACCCCGGCAGCCGGTTGTCCCTCTGGTTCCCCTGGTCCTCGTCCACGGCCACCCCTTCGACCGCACGATGTGGACCCCGCAGCTCCGGACGTTCTCGGCGGACCGCCGCGTCATCGCCCCCGACCTGCGCGGCTACGGCGCCTCCCCGGCCACCCCGGCCGTCACGGACTTCTCCGGGTTCGCCCGGGACATCGAGACCCTGCTGGACGAGCTGGAGGTGGAGTCCTGCGTGCTGGCGGGCCTGTCGATGGGCGGCCAGATCGTCATGGACTGCTACCGCCTCTTCCCCGAGCGCGTCCGCGGCCTGGTCCTCGCGGACACCTTCCCCTCCGCCGAGACCCCTCAGGGCGTCCGCACCCGCGACGCCATGGCCGACCGCCTCCTCGCGGAGGGCATGCGCGGCTACGCCGACGAGGTCCTGGAGCGGATGGTCGCCCCGTACGCCCCGGCCGAGGTCAAGGCGCACGTCCACCGCATGATGACGGCCACCTCCCCCGAGGGCGCCGCCGCGGCCCTGCGCGCCCGCGCCCGCCGCCCCGACTACGGCGCCCTGCTCACCCGCGTCACCGTCCCGGCCCTGGTCGTCGTCGGAGCCGACGACACCTTCACACCGGTCTCCGACGCCCGGGCCATGCACGCGGCCCTCCCGGACGCGGCCCTGCACGTCATCGAGGGCACCGCCCACATGCCGAACCTGGAACGCCCGGCGGAGTTCGACCGGGCACTGGCGGACTTCCTGGCCCGCGTCGACGAGCGGCAACCTTCCCCCGCCCCGCCCCGTCTTTGA
- a CDS encoding PLP-dependent aminotransferase family protein, whose translation MGDYRRDYRRIADRIAEDIAGGRLKPGQRLPPQRAFARRRGIAPSTAGRVYAELVRRGLVVGEVGRGTFVRAAPAGPAGRALIEARPGAVPVNLELTYPSAPGQPELLAPVLAPLLRPDVLAEALLPAAATGTAAAREAAAALLATPGWRPGPERLLFTGNARQAIAAVLASLVRPGGRVGVEQLTYPLVKEIAARLGITLVPLAGDAAGLLPEAVAAAHRSARLSALYVQPTLHNPTSLTTGRTRLLQLAGLVHDLDLPVVEDRIWSFLHAPGDPFAVHAPALTHVVDGLSKRVAPGLTAGFLVVPPHRVAAVADAVRSGGWSAGRFALEAAVRWAAEGTVARLVEAKRADAARRQRILAEELAGFAVRSDPHAYFAWWELPAPWRADTFTAAAAAHGIAVTPGPAFAVSPGHTPDAVRLGLASAPEPDLRRALRTLAHVAARRAGDRTVP comes from the coding sequence ATGGGTGACTACCGGCGGGACTACCGGCGCATCGCCGACCGCATCGCCGAAGACATCGCCGGCGGGCGGCTCAAGCCCGGGCAACGGCTGCCTCCGCAGCGGGCGTTCGCCCGGCGCCGGGGCATCGCCCCGTCGACGGCCGGGCGGGTGTACGCGGAACTGGTGCGGCGCGGGCTGGTCGTCGGCGAGGTCGGGCGCGGCACGTTCGTGCGGGCCGCTCCGGCCGGGCCGGCGGGGCGGGCGCTCATCGAGGCCCGTCCGGGCGCCGTGCCCGTCAACCTGGAGCTCACCTACCCGTCCGCGCCCGGCCAGCCGGAGCTGCTCGCCCCCGTGCTCGCGCCGCTGCTGCGCCCCGACGTGCTGGCCGAGGCCCTGCTGCCGGCGGCCGCCACCGGCACCGCGGCCGCCCGGGAGGCCGCGGCCGCCCTCCTCGCCACCCCGGGCTGGCGCCCCGGCCCGGAGCGGCTGCTGTTCACCGGCAACGCCCGCCAGGCCATCGCCGCCGTGCTGGCCTCCCTGGTCCGGCCGGGCGGCCGGGTCGGCGTGGAGCAGCTGACGTATCCGCTGGTCAAGGAGATCGCGGCCCGGCTGGGCATCACCCTGGTGCCGCTGGCGGGTGACGCGGCCGGGCTGCTCCCGGAGGCCGTCGCCGCCGCGCACCGGTCGGCGCGGCTGTCCGCCCTCTACGTGCAGCCGACGCTGCACAACCCGACGTCCCTGACGACGGGCCGCACCCGGCTGCTGCAACTCGCCGGGCTGGTACACGACTTGGACCTGCCCGTGGTGGAGGACCGCATCTGGTCCTTCCTCCACGCCCCCGGCGATCCCTTCGCCGTGCACGCCCCGGCCCTCACCCATGTCGTGGACGGCCTCTCCAAGCGGGTCGCCCCCGGGCTCACGGCCGGCTTCCTCGTCGTGCCGCCGCACCGGGTCGCCGCCGTGGCCGACGCGGTGCGCTCGGGCGGGTGGAGCGCGGGGCGGTTCGCGCTGGAGGCAGCCGTGCGGTGGGCCGCGGAGGGGACGGTGGCGCGGCTGGTGGAGGCCAAGCGGGCCGACGCGGCCCGGCGCCAGCGGATCCTCGCCGAGGAACTCGCGGGCTTCGCCGTACGGTCCGACCCGCACGCCTACTTCGCCTGGTGGGAGCTGCCCGCCCCCTGGCGCGCGGACACCTTCACGGCCGCGGCCGCCGCGCACGGCATCGCCGTCACGCCCGGCCCCGCGTTCGCCGTCTCCCCCGGCCACACGCCCGACGCGGTCAGGCTCGGGCTCGCGTCGGCTCCGGAGCCGGATCTGCGCCGGGCCCTGCGGACCCTCGCGCACGTCGCCGCGCGGCGAGCCGGGGACCGTACCGTCCCGTGA
- a CDS encoding substrate-binding domain-containing protein, producing MSRFDPRGRANRALLVCVSEYDHTVPDPQGVNGQLPAVRRNRTRLEKALNRGNVFGAGEVRALASPTPDEFTGALHQACEEARGLLLLYFAGHAVTSTSGNELHLQLRTARVLTGQGLPGSVSFSQVLGELAESKAEQVVVILDCCYAGNAAGIWHRFDDPKRKKHKILLLMSVQPNRCILGGNADIATPFTREMVRVLDGGGEVWLSQLYDAVKQRMAEAKYKAEDNDPQRPQALAPPWNKDDVLLAAGPAPLPPPVEDGGRLARLRKMFARPRKAVGRTALSVLLTLLATGAGGYGVVVLAGDSGPCEPPPELRLLTDPDLEPAMRAAADTYLASAANTTDEGCRRSGITVYSAGAAHVVTALREDSDPWQQPRDDLNPQRDIGPQPDVWIPATRADVGRATEAQVGRVFARLEPDAEPLAYSPVVLAVPEDLGADLPPTRRSLTELISALEQADPKAEVRRPDPEFADSALLATVGLYGDGADVRRAEQLIDRAGRPESSAVRLLCTLPEDDAADGRSAVLVPEFLLRSGVGCHSVTRAERTAAYPDDVPGLEPTFVRVRWEGGDKDAQARDDEVDRFRDWLTGEDGRKVLGEHGFRSATGERGLLGGKAAEHGLTASVPPADSADATRLDRTLESYGNAHGPGRVLYLLDSSGSMAGLWDGPSGGPGILRQTLTGLGRGDEYGIWAVHGLNGRTHTELLDFGTHPRARGENALKTGKGGAEVRDAEADPHAALLDALAFMRERGASDERPQLIVYLTDGEDDERLAGDRLREVEERARTSGVPVVMVTLNSGGCDRDRPGTRVAEAAQGRCLDAGDDLVPALRDEVARTGMGEE from the coding sequence GTGAGCCGCTTCGACCCGCGCGGCAGAGCCAACCGGGCGCTGCTGGTCTGTGTGTCCGAGTACGACCACACGGTGCCGGATCCCCAGGGCGTCAACGGCCAGCTCCCCGCCGTGCGGCGCAACCGGACGCGCCTCGAGAAAGCCCTGAACCGGGGCAACGTGTTCGGCGCGGGTGAGGTGCGGGCCCTGGCCTCGCCCACCCCGGACGAGTTCACGGGAGCGCTGCACCAGGCCTGCGAGGAGGCCCGGGGGCTGCTGCTGCTCTACTTCGCGGGGCACGCCGTGACCTCCACCTCCGGCAACGAGCTGCACCTGCAGCTGCGCACCGCGCGGGTGCTCACGGGCCAGGGCCTGCCCGGCTCGGTCAGCTTCAGCCAGGTGCTGGGCGAACTCGCCGAGAGCAAGGCCGAGCAGGTGGTGGTCATCCTCGACTGCTGCTACGCGGGTAACGCCGCCGGCATCTGGCACCGCTTCGACGACCCGAAGCGGAAGAAGCACAAGATCCTGCTGCTGATGAGCGTGCAGCCCAACCGCTGCATCCTGGGCGGGAACGCCGACATCGCGACGCCGTTCACCCGCGAGATGGTGCGCGTCCTCGACGGCGGCGGGGAGGTGTGGCTCTCCCAGCTGTACGACGCGGTGAAGCAGCGGATGGCCGAGGCCAAGTACAAGGCCGAGGACAACGACCCGCAGCGGCCGCAGGCGCTGGCCCCGCCCTGGAACAAGGACGACGTGCTGCTGGCGGCGGGCCCGGCGCCCCTTCCCCCGCCGGTCGAGGACGGTGGCCGGCTCGCCCGGCTCCGGAAGATGTTCGCCCGCCCCCGCAAGGCCGTCGGCCGTACCGCCCTGTCGGTGCTGCTGACGCTGCTCGCCACCGGCGCCGGCGGCTACGGCGTCGTGGTCCTGGCCGGCGACTCCGGCCCCTGCGAACCGCCCCCGGAGCTGCGCCTCCTCACCGACCCCGACCTGGAGCCGGCGATGCGGGCGGCGGCGGACACCTACCTCGCCTCGGCGGCCAACACCACCGACGAGGGGTGCCGGCGCAGCGGCATCACCGTCTACAGCGCGGGCGCCGCCCACGTGGTGACCGCCCTGCGCGAGGATTCCGACCCGTGGCAGCAGCCGCGTGACGACCTCAACCCGCAGCGGGACATCGGCCCCCAGCCGGACGTGTGGATCCCCGCCACCCGCGCGGACGTCGGCCGGGCCACCGAGGCACAGGTGGGCCGGGTCTTCGCCCGGCTGGAGCCGGACGCCGAGCCGCTCGCGTACTCGCCCGTCGTGCTGGCCGTCCCGGAGGACCTCGGTGCCGACCTGCCGCCCACCCGGCGGTCGCTGACGGAGCTGATCAGCGCCCTCGAGCAGGCCGACCCCAAGGCCGAAGTGCGCAGGCCCGACCCCGAGTTCGCCGACTCGGCGCTGCTGGCGACGGTGGGGCTGTACGGCGACGGGGCCGATGTGCGCCGCGCCGAGCAGCTCATCGACCGGGCCGGACGGCCCGAGTCCTCGGCGGTCAGGCTGCTGTGCACGCTGCCCGAGGACGACGCCGCGGACGGCCGCAGCGCGGTCCTGGTCCCGGAGTTCCTGCTCAGGAGCGGTGTCGGCTGCCACTCGGTGACGCGCGCCGAGCGCACCGCCGCCTACCCCGACGACGTACCCGGACTGGAACCGACGTTCGTGCGGGTGCGCTGGGAGGGCGGTGACAAGGACGCGCAGGCGCGGGACGACGAGGTGGACCGGTTCCGCGACTGGCTGACGGGCGAGGACGGCCGGAAGGTGCTCGGCGAGCACGGGTTCAGGTCCGCGACGGGCGAACGCGGCCTGCTCGGCGGCAAGGCGGCCGAGCACGGGCTGACCGCTTCCGTCCCGCCGGCGGACTCCGCCGACGCGACCCGGCTGGACAGGACACTGGAGTCGTACGGCAACGCCCACGGACCCGGCCGGGTGCTGTACCTCCTCGACAGCTCCGGCTCGATGGCCGGCCTGTGGGACGGCCCCAGCGGCGGCCCCGGCATCCTCAGGCAGACGCTGACGGGGCTCGGCCGGGGCGACGAGTACGGGATCTGGGCGGTGCACGGCCTCAACGGCCGCACGCACACCGAACTGCTGGACTTCGGCACGCACCCCCGCGCGCGGGGCGAGAACGCCCTCAAGACCGGCAAGGGCGGCGCCGAGGTGCGGGACGCGGAAGCCGATCCGCACGCCGCCCTGCTGGACGCGCTGGCGTTCATGCGGGAACGCGGTGCCTCCGACGAGCGGCCGCAGCTGATCGTGTACCTCACCGACGGCGAGGACGACGAGCGCCTGGCCGGCGACCGCCTCCGCGAGGTGGAGGAGCGGGCCCGCACCTCGGGGGTGCCCGTGGTGATGGTGACGCTGAACAGCGGGGGCTGCGACCGGGACCGCCCCGGCACACGCGTCGCGGAGGCCGCCCAGGGCCGCTGCCTGGACGCCGGGGACGACCTCGTGCCCGCGCTGCGCGACGAGGTCGCCCGCACCGGAATGGGGGAGGAATGA
- a CDS encoding extracellular solute-binding protein yields the protein MARRLPAAALALLSLLSLAACTGGDVREEPTAADDRRPIVVASGQDVTGKNGIRQQLIDAWNAGEKAQGYEARLVELPGSADQQRSQLLGALQSGSADYDVVNLDVTWVPEFAAAGLIRPLTDAAVRAPDDIIPSVNSTSYWDGKRYAVPFNSDAGLLYYRKDHLREAGVSRTDLGDDEMTWDELRRMFDAVNGVGTQADWTTQLAAYEGRTVNAIEAFASAVPGFELTDEDGEYTADEEQVTAGVTELRERTVSPYTLKEASASREGESLSAFAEGRTTFLRHWPYVYPTLYETFKEDLGVARLPGKAVLGGQNLAVTAATSERRAAKAAELIAFLTDPDSERCLLRAGFAATRVSAYQEAGIAPACRHAHAYAEGPSASPRGESAERTAPDRIAGGLSYSRDILLPALRKAVHRPRTPLYGAVTQTLITELDALYGPRAEADPPGDAELGKRLHEALRKVLSNQ from the coding sequence ATGGCCCGACGCCTGCCGGCGGCCGCGCTGGCGCTGCTTTCCTTGCTGTCACTGGCCGCCTGCACCGGCGGTGACGTGCGGGAAGAGCCGACGGCCGCCGACGACCGGCGCCCGATCGTGGTGGCCAGCGGCCAGGACGTCACCGGCAAGAACGGCATACGGCAGCAGCTCATCGACGCCTGGAACGCCGGGGAGAAGGCGCAGGGTTACGAGGCCCGGCTGGTGGAACTGCCCGGCTCCGCCGACCAGCAGCGCAGCCAGCTGCTCGGCGCCCTCCAGTCCGGCAGCGCCGACTACGACGTGGTGAACCTGGACGTCACCTGGGTACCGGAGTTCGCCGCCGCGGGCCTGATCCGGCCGCTGACCGACGCGGCCGTCAGGGCGCCCGACGACATCATCCCCTCCGTGAACAGCACGTCGTACTGGGACGGCAAGCGGTACGCGGTCCCCTTCAACAGCGACGCGGGCCTGCTGTACTACCGCAAGGACCATCTGCGCGAGGCCGGTGTCTCCCGGACCGACCTCGGCGACGACGAGATGACCTGGGACGAGCTGCGGCGCATGTTCGACGCCGTGAACGGCGTCGGCACCCAGGCGGACTGGACCACCCAGCTCGCCGCCTACGAGGGCCGGACCGTCAACGCGATCGAGGCGTTCGCCTCGGCCGTACCGGGCTTCGAACTCACTGACGAGGACGGTGAGTACACCGCCGACGAGGAGCAGGTGACGGCCGGCGTGACCGAACTCCGCGAGCGCACGGTGTCGCCGTACACCCTCAAGGAGGCCTCCGCGTCCCGCGAGGGGGAATCGCTCAGCGCCTTCGCGGAGGGCCGTACGACGTTCCTGCGGCACTGGCCGTACGTCTACCCGACCCTGTACGAGACCTTCAAGGAGGACCTCGGGGTGGCCCGGCTGCCCGGCAAGGCCGTGCTCGGCGGCCAGAACCTGGCCGTCACCGCGGCCACGTCCGAGCGGCGAGCCGCGAAGGCCGCCGAGCTGATCGCGTTCCTCACCGACCCCGACAGCGAACGCTGCCTGCTGCGCGCCGGGTTCGCCGCGACCCGCGTCTCCGCCTACCAGGAGGCCGGTATCGCCCCGGCCTGCCGGCACGCCCACGCCTACGCCGAGGGCCCCTCGGCGTCCCCCAGGGGCGAGAGCGCCGAACGCACGGCGCCCGACCGGATCGCAGGCGGCCTCAGCTACTCCCGCGACATCCTGCTCCCGGCCCTCCGCAAGGCGGTCCACCGCCCGCGCACGCCCCTGTACGGCGCGGTCACCCAGACCCTCATCACCGAACTGGACGCCCTGTACGGCCCCCGGGCCGAGGCGGACCCGCCGGGCGACGCGGAGTTGGGCAAGCGCCTGCACGAGGCGTTGCGCAAGGTCCTGTCGAACCAGTGA
- a CDS encoding Ig-like domain-containing protein — MHRRTLTAATALAVLLSSVTLVAAGAGPAAADSSALLPLKSTGDMVVDGVHHRVFISDPTAGQVVVTDYAGTVVATVGALPGVHGLELSPDSGTLYAAVPDADAVVAIDTATATETRRFATGAAAGPEYVALAGGRLWFSYGASGDGNIGSLDPNATDPAVSLGQDTSRTFYHAPILDASPGAPGTLVAGAPGQSPVELAVYDVSSGTASRTAYAFDPGNTGGGNLADLAVTPDGKDVVTASGSPYYQAVYRLSDLAADGKYVTNTYPNAVDIAPGGDVAAGTSSWYDPDVHVFEPGVSTPLRQYDFPNTGNSSGSDTLAPRGLAWAPDESRLFAVSQNDADVYSLRVLDAPTKASTTLTVNAPDTADRAKSLTLTGSLTSSATFPAGTTVAVTRTDAESPSGKALGTAAVAADGSYTVTDTPPAGGKVTYTVTYAGDADHAGVTASASTTVAKTATALTLDNNGKVYGYGSSVTFTAHLGTTYKNRTVEIWADPYGSDKPGTLVKKGTVDANGNLSAAVQLTRDTKVSAKFTGDTRYAAKTVTNTVYTRVRISTSLSGYYKTATAWNQKYYYFRQSKDPVHNTTMSMYPGREYQFQVQRYADGSWHTTTSEYFALDSYGKDSVTLTGTPPIGPRFRIRASYIDPTSGDNVNTTTYGTWKYLTFTR; from the coding sequence GTGCACAGACGCACTCTCACGGCCGCGACAGCGCTCGCGGTCCTCCTCAGTTCGGTCACGCTCGTCGCGGCCGGCGCCGGACCGGCGGCGGCCGACTCCAGCGCGCTCCTTCCCCTGAAGTCGACCGGGGACATGGTCGTCGACGGGGTCCACCATCGCGTCTTCATCAGCGATCCCACGGCCGGCCAGGTCGTCGTCACCGACTACGCGGGCACGGTCGTCGCCACCGTCGGCGCGCTGCCCGGCGTCCACGGCCTGGAGTTGTCGCCCGACTCCGGCACCCTGTACGCGGCCGTGCCCGACGCCGACGCGGTCGTCGCGATCGACACGGCGACCGCGACCGAGACCCGCCGCTTCGCCACGGGCGCGGCCGCCGGCCCGGAGTACGTGGCCCTGGCCGGCGGCAGGCTGTGGTTCAGCTACGGCGCCTCCGGCGACGGCAACATAGGCTCGCTCGACCCGAACGCCACCGACCCGGCTGTCAGCCTGGGCCAGGACACCAGTCGCACCTTCTACCACGCCCCGATCCTGGACGCCTCCCCGGGCGCCCCGGGCACGCTCGTCGCGGGCGCACCGGGCCAGAGCCCGGTCGAACTCGCCGTGTACGACGTCTCCTCCGGCACGGCGAGCCGTACGGCCTACGCCTTCGACCCGGGCAACACCGGCGGCGGCAACCTCGCCGACCTCGCGGTCACACCGGACGGCAAGGACGTCGTCACGGCCAGCGGCTCCCCGTACTACCAGGCGGTCTACCGGCTCTCGGACCTGGCCGCGGACGGCAAGTACGTCACCAACACGTACCCGAACGCGGTGGACATCGCCCCCGGCGGCGATGTCGCGGCGGGCACCTCCTCCTGGTACGACCCGGACGTGCATGTCTTCGAGCCGGGCGTCTCCACCCCGCTGCGGCAGTACGACTTCCCCAACACCGGCAACAGCAGCGGCTCCGACACCCTCGCCCCCCGGGGCCTCGCCTGGGCGCCGGACGAGAGCAGGCTGTTCGCGGTCTCGCAGAACGACGCCGACGTCTACTCACTGCGCGTCCTCGACGCGCCGACGAAGGCGTCCACGACCCTCACGGTGAACGCGCCCGACACGGCCGACCGCGCCAAGTCCCTCACCCTCACCGGCTCGCTGACCTCCTCGGCCACGTTCCCGGCGGGCACCACGGTCGCCGTCACCCGCACCGACGCCGAGTCCCCCTCCGGCAAGGCCCTCGGCACGGCGGCCGTCGCCGCCGACGGCTCGTACACCGTCACCGACACCCCGCCGGCCGGCGGAAAGGTGACGTACACGGTCACGTACGCGGGCGACGCCGACCACGCGGGCGTCACGGCCTCGGCCTCGACGACCGTGGCCAAGACGGCAACCGCCCTGACGCTGGACAACAACGGCAAGGTCTACGGCTACGGCAGCTCCGTCACGTTCACCGCGCACCTCGGCACGACGTACAAGAACCGCACGGTCGAGATCTGGGCCGACCCGTACGGCTCCGACAAGCCCGGCACGCTGGTGAAGAAGGGCACCGTCGACGCGAACGGCAACCTGTCGGCGGCGGTCCAGCTGACCCGGGACACCAAGGTCAGCGCGAAGTTCACCGGCGACACCCGGTACGCCGCGAAGACGGTCACCAACACGGTCTACACCAGGGTCAGGATCTCGACGTCGCTGAGCGGCTACTACAAGACCGCGACGGCCTGGAACCAGAAGTACTACTACTTCCGCCAGTCCAAGGACCCGGTCCACAACACCACGATGTCCATGTACCCCGGCCGTGAATACCAGTTCCAGGTCCAGCGCTACGCCGACGGCTCCTGGCACACCACGACCTCCGAGTACTTCGCCCTCGACTCCTACGGCAAGGACTCGGTCACCCTGACCGGCACCCCGCCCATCGGCCCCCGCTTCCGCATCCGGGCCTCCTACATCGACCCGACCTCCGGCGACAACGTCAACACGACGACGTACGGCACCTGGAAGTACCTCACCTTCACCCGCTGA
- a CDS encoding helix-turn-helix transcriptional regulator has translation MGERDDPGTIGRRVQRLRTERGLTQRQLAEPVYTPAYISTLESGRVRPSDDALRHLAERLGVAFDELASGHSARLVTELRLRLTEAQRTLAVGEAEAAAEQYAGLLGEAETHGLAAEQAAALLGLGECALETGELPAGRRYFERAEACLAGAPLPARVPALRGRAVAHYLAGELRYAVYLLESTLDELNRGGLHDPDALLLLYASAIGPYMDMGAHARAAQAAEFALALAPQSGDPALVARMHRSVARTLVAEGRLAEADASLAKAAELYRGLHLRTELANCHWMRGYVYAQDGQLERAEEELRQALGMLSDKRAALYSSQVAVELADVLHRRGRSDEAAALLHDVLGHLSPERGAVHSAAAHRLLGIIAEDARRTEDAEEHYVRALSLLERAGAAGDLADLCRLLGDLLRRTGRVEAAMDAYRTGLGHRTAPGTTTLGPAPAQPPL, from the coding sequence GTGGGGGAACGTGACGATCCGGGGACCATCGGCCGCCGGGTGCAGCGGTTGCGTACCGAACGCGGCCTGACCCAGCGGCAGTTGGCGGAGCCCGTGTACACCCCCGCCTACATCTCCACCCTGGAGTCCGGCCGGGTGCGCCCCTCCGACGACGCCCTGCGGCATCTCGCCGAGCGGCTCGGCGTCGCCTTCGACGAACTCGCCAGCGGGCACTCGGCGCGGCTCGTCACCGAGCTGCGGCTGCGGCTGACCGAGGCACAGCGCACCCTCGCCGTCGGCGAGGCCGAGGCCGCGGCGGAGCAGTACGCCGGGCTCCTCGGCGAGGCCGAGACGCACGGCCTGGCCGCCGAGCAGGCCGCCGCGCTGCTCGGCCTCGGCGAGTGCGCCCTGGAGACGGGCGAACTGCCGGCGGGCCGCCGGTACTTCGAACGGGCCGAGGCCTGCCTGGCCGGCGCGCCCCTGCCCGCCCGGGTCCCCGCGTTGCGCGGCCGGGCCGTCGCGCACTACCTCGCCGGGGAACTCCGTTACGCCGTCTACCTGCTGGAGAGCACGCTCGACGAGCTGAATCGGGGCGGCCTGCACGACCCGGACGCCCTGCTGCTGCTCTACGCCAGCGCCATCGGCCCGTACATGGACATGGGCGCGCACGCCCGCGCCGCCCAGGCGGCCGAGTTCGCCCTCGCGCTCGCCCCGCAGTCCGGCGACCCCGCCCTGGTCGCCCGGATGCACCGGTCCGTCGCCCGGACCCTGGTCGCCGAGGGCCGCCTCGCCGAGGCCGACGCCTCGCTGGCCAAGGCGGCCGAGCTGTACCGGGGCCTGCACCTGCGCACCGAACTCGCCAACTGCCACTGGATGCGCGGCTACGTCTACGCCCAGGACGGGCAACTGGAGCGCGCCGAGGAGGAGTTGCGCCAGGCCCTCGGGATGCTGTCGGACAAGCGCGCCGCCCTGTACAGCAGCCAGGTCGCCGTGGAGCTGGCCGACGTGCTGCACCGGCGCGGCAGGTCCGACGAGGCCGCGGCCCTGCTGCACGACGTCCTCGGGCACCTGTCCCCCGAGCGCGGAGCCGTCCACTCCGCCGCCGCGCACCGGCTGCTCGGCATCATCGCCGAGGACGCCCGCCGCACCGAGGACGCCGAGGAGCACTACGTCCGTGCCCTGAGCCTGCTGGAGCGGGCGGGCGCGGCCGGGGACCTGGCCGACCTGTGCCGGCTGCTGGGCGACCTGCTGCGGCGCACCGGGCGGGTGGAGGCGGCCATGGACGCCTACCGGACGGGCCTGGGGCACCGTACGGCCCCCGGCACCACCACCCTCGGGCCCGCGCCCGCACAGCCTCCTCTGTGA